From Topomyia yanbarensis strain Yona2022 chromosome 1, ASM3024719v1, whole genome shotgun sequence, one genomic window encodes:
- the LOC131691373 gene encoding gastrula zinc finger protein XlCGF57.1-like isoform X1 produces the protein MMEESLQIKLETEAFELTFAQSSDNDNTIFDNPKEEDIEFDNKNNSFDVSNTSFSTEEKSNRLSEDSDDSENSYNPSDQTKKNLMTSYAPVNVLSSQHVVSPISISDSTRLLECELCGKRFTRKRRLVEHLWQHTGEGPFSCDICGKVFSGRVELRNHRNTHIGRRPYKCTLCGSDFVYKSCLTRHMLIHTDERPYTCEVCGKGFTLQHKLTTHRRLHTDERPYKCTVCDKSYIHKCSLTSHMFIHTKDWRYKCTECGKGFNDHFTLNTHMLVHTGESPIKCKICDKDFPNQQKLAKHMFTHTGDKPYMCNVCGKDFTNKYELITHMRRHTGERPFKCNICGKGFIHKGNQITHQQRHTEERPHKCSVCGKSYSLKYNLTVHMYVHTGERPFKCTECSKDFNNKSTLTKHMLVHTGKRPYKCDMCGKDFIHEKGLIAHMRLHTGERPYKCTFCENSYAHKSNLTTHMFDHTGERPFKCTECSKSFTDNYKLTSHMILHTGERPYKCTLCDKDFTNQQNLTRHINMHTNDRPYKCVSCDKAFMFQSQLDKHMPVHTGEWPFWCSVCSKGFAYKSELTKHKLGRKKCSGESLSSK, from the exons ATG ATGGAAGAGTCCCTGCAAATTAAGCTAGAAACAGAAGCTTTCGAACTAACGTTCGCTCAGAGCTCTGATAATGACAATACGATATTCGATAACCCAAAGGAAGAGGATATCGAATTcgataacaaaaataatagttttgATGTCTCAAATACGAGTTTTAGTACAGAGGAAAAGAGCAATCGACTGTCGGAAGACTCTGACGATTCCGAAAACAGCTATAATCCATCTGATCAAAC caaaaaaaatctcatgACCTCGTACGCTCCAGTCAACGTCCTCAGCAGTCAGCATGTGGTATCCCCCATTTCTATCAGTGATTCTACACGACTACTTGAATGCGAACTTTGCGGCAAGCGATTCACACGAAAGAGAAGACTAGTCGAGCACCTTTGGCAGCATACTGGCGAAGGGCCATTCAGTTGCGATATCTGTGGTAAGGTATTCTCCGGTAGAGTGGAACTTAGGAATCATCGGAATACCCACATTGGTAGGCGGCCGTACAAATGCACTCTGTGTGGCAGTGATTTTGTCTACAAAAGTTGTTTAACTAGACACATGCTCATTCATACGGATGAGCGGCCATACACATGCGAAGTGTGTGGCAAAGGTTTCACCCTTCAACACAAGCTGACTACGCACAGACGCCTTCATACGGACGAGCGACCGTACAAGTGCACTGTATGCGACAAAAGTTATATCCACAAATGTAGTCTGACATCGCACATGTTTATTCATACGAAAGACTGGCGATACAAGTGCACCGAGTGTGGTAAAGGTTTCAATGATCATTTTACGCTGAATACACACATGCTCGTTCATACTGGTGAGTCACCAATTAAGTGCAAAATTTGTGACAAAGATTTTCCTAACCAGCAGAAGCTGGCCAAACACATGTTCACTCATACGGGCGACAAGCCGTACATGTGCAACGTTTGTGGCAAAGATTTTACCAACAAATATGAGTTGATCACACACATGCGTCGTCATACAGGCGAGCGGCCATTTAAGTGCAACATTTGTGGCAAAGGTTTTATACACAAAGGAAATCAGATCACACACCAGCAACGTCATACGGAAGAGCGACCGCACAAATGCTCCGTGTGTGGCAAAAGTTATTCCCTCAAATATAATCTGACTGTACACATGTATGTTCATACGGGCGAGCGCCCTTTCAAATGCACCGAGTGTAGCAAAGATTTTAACAACAAAAGTACCCTGACCAAACACATGCTCGTTCATACGGGTAAGCGACCATACAAGTGCGACATGTGTGGTAAAGATTTTATCCACGAGAAGGGCCTAATCGCACACATGCGCCTTCATACTGGTGAGCGGCCATACAAATGCACTTTCTGTGAAAACAGTTATGCCCACAAATCTAATCTAACTACACACATGTTCGATCACACGGGAGAGCGACCGTTCAAGTGTACCGAGTGTAGCAAAAGTTTTACCGACAATTATAAGCTGACCTCACACATGATCCTGCATACGGGCGAGCGGCCGTACAAATGCACTTTATGTGACAAGGATTTTACCAACCAACAAAACCTGACCAGACACATTAACATGCATACGAATGACCGTCCGTATAAGTGTGTTTCGTGTGATAAAGCTTTTATGTTCCAAAGCCAGCTGGACAAACATATGCCCGTTCATACTGGTGAGTGGCCATTTTGGTGCAGTGTGTGCAGTAAAGGTTTTGCTTACAAATCTGAATTGACGAAACACAAGCTCGGGCGCAAAAAGTGTTCGGGAGAAAGTTTATCCAGCAAGTAA
- the LOC131691373 gene encoding gastrula zinc finger protein XlCGF57.1-like isoform X2: MEESLQIKLETEAFELTFAQSSDNDNTIFDNPKEEDIEFDNKNNSFDVSNTSFSTEEKSNRLSEDSDDSENSYNPSDQTKKNLMTSYAPVNVLSSQHVVSPISISDSTRLLECELCGKRFTRKRRLVEHLWQHTGEGPFSCDICGKVFSGRVELRNHRNTHIGRRPYKCTLCGSDFVYKSCLTRHMLIHTDERPYTCEVCGKGFTLQHKLTTHRRLHTDERPYKCTVCDKSYIHKCSLTSHMFIHTKDWRYKCTECGKGFNDHFTLNTHMLVHTGESPIKCKICDKDFPNQQKLAKHMFTHTGDKPYMCNVCGKDFTNKYELITHMRRHTGERPFKCNICGKGFIHKGNQITHQQRHTEERPHKCSVCGKSYSLKYNLTVHMYVHTGERPFKCTECSKDFNNKSTLTKHMLVHTGKRPYKCDMCGKDFIHEKGLIAHMRLHTGERPYKCTFCENSYAHKSNLTTHMFDHTGERPFKCTECSKSFTDNYKLTSHMILHTGERPYKCTLCDKDFTNQQNLTRHINMHTNDRPYKCVSCDKAFMFQSQLDKHMPVHTGEWPFWCSVCSKGFAYKSELTKHKLGRKKCSGESLSSK, translated from the exons ATGGAAGAGTCCCTGCAAATTAAGCTAGAAACAGAAGCTTTCGAACTAACGTTCGCTCAGAGCTCTGATAATGACAATACGATATTCGATAACCCAAAGGAAGAGGATATCGAATTcgataacaaaaataatagttttgATGTCTCAAATACGAGTTTTAGTACAGAGGAAAAGAGCAATCGACTGTCGGAAGACTCTGACGATTCCGAAAACAGCTATAATCCATCTGATCAAAC caaaaaaaatctcatgACCTCGTACGCTCCAGTCAACGTCCTCAGCAGTCAGCATGTGGTATCCCCCATTTCTATCAGTGATTCTACACGACTACTTGAATGCGAACTTTGCGGCAAGCGATTCACACGAAAGAGAAGACTAGTCGAGCACCTTTGGCAGCATACTGGCGAAGGGCCATTCAGTTGCGATATCTGTGGTAAGGTATTCTCCGGTAGAGTGGAACTTAGGAATCATCGGAATACCCACATTGGTAGGCGGCCGTACAAATGCACTCTGTGTGGCAGTGATTTTGTCTACAAAAGTTGTTTAACTAGACACATGCTCATTCATACGGATGAGCGGCCATACACATGCGAAGTGTGTGGCAAAGGTTTCACCCTTCAACACAAGCTGACTACGCACAGACGCCTTCATACGGACGAGCGACCGTACAAGTGCACTGTATGCGACAAAAGTTATATCCACAAATGTAGTCTGACATCGCACATGTTTATTCATACGAAAGACTGGCGATACAAGTGCACCGAGTGTGGTAAAGGTTTCAATGATCATTTTACGCTGAATACACACATGCTCGTTCATACTGGTGAGTCACCAATTAAGTGCAAAATTTGTGACAAAGATTTTCCTAACCAGCAGAAGCTGGCCAAACACATGTTCACTCATACGGGCGACAAGCCGTACATGTGCAACGTTTGTGGCAAAGATTTTACCAACAAATATGAGTTGATCACACACATGCGTCGTCATACAGGCGAGCGGCCATTTAAGTGCAACATTTGTGGCAAAGGTTTTATACACAAAGGAAATCAGATCACACACCAGCAACGTCATACGGAAGAGCGACCGCACAAATGCTCCGTGTGTGGCAAAAGTTATTCCCTCAAATATAATCTGACTGTACACATGTATGTTCATACGGGCGAGCGCCCTTTCAAATGCACCGAGTGTAGCAAAGATTTTAACAACAAAAGTACCCTGACCAAACACATGCTCGTTCATACGGGTAAGCGACCATACAAGTGCGACATGTGTGGTAAAGATTTTATCCACGAGAAGGGCCTAATCGCACACATGCGCCTTCATACTGGTGAGCGGCCATACAAATGCACTTTCTGTGAAAACAGTTATGCCCACAAATCTAATCTAACTACACACATGTTCGATCACACGGGAGAGCGACCGTTCAAGTGTACCGAGTGTAGCAAAAGTTTTACCGACAATTATAAGCTGACCTCACACATGATCCTGCATACGGGCGAGCGGCCGTACAAATGCACTTTATGTGACAAGGATTTTACCAACCAACAAAACCTGACCAGACACATTAACATGCATACGAATGACCGTCCGTATAAGTGTGTTTCGTGTGATAAAGCTTTTATGTTCCAAAGCCAGCTGGACAAACATATGCCCGTTCATACTGGTGAGTGGCCATTTTGGTGCAGTGTGTGCAGTAAAGGTTTTGCTTACAAATCTGAATTGACGAAACACAAGCTCGGGCGCAAAAAGTGTTCGGGAGAAAGTTTATCCAGCAAGTAA
- the LOC131691384 gene encoding gastrula zinc finger protein XlCGF57.1-like, with protein MDMEEFLKIKPETDFGLTDAQCSNDANRIFDKVEQDDADTNKTSDIKTHDFDFSNASTGPQEKSTRLSEGSGIEHDSISYNSSDQTERNIVDPDAEGDDLSNPQIVSPISTTDTTLPYGCEVCGKRFIQKYKLNKHFRVHSSKRPFSCDVCGKAFPSRADFTNHQNTHSGKRPYKCTVCGDDFVYKNSLNRHKLVHTGERPHKCDLCDKSFAVQSKLTLHMTIHTDERPYQCIECDKSFIRKSSLATHMFSHTGERPYKCTECNKCYKDKYTLNTHMLSHKNDRPYKCDACGKDFARKKNLNIHMLVHANDRPYKCDTCGKDFTRETSLIKHMRLHTGERPYKCNMCGKNFTEKCQLTTHIRLHTGERIFKCNVCGKDFPYKFQLTTHMPLHTGERPHKCDVCGKDFSQRKNLKNHMLIHSDGLPYTCSVCGKDCISQRILTNHMFTHSGERPYKCTECGKGFTEKCFLNIHMRLHTGERPYKCNVCDKDFTRQQSLNRHMVVHTGDRPYKCTECGLKFAEKYRLTAHMLLHMG; from the exons ATGGATATGGAAGAGTTCTTGAAAATCAAGCCAGAAACAGACTTCGGTCTAACAGATGCTCAGTGCTCCAATGATGCCAATCGTATATTTGACAAGGTAGAGCAAGACGATGCCGATACAAATAAAACATCCGATATCAAAACTCATGATTTCGATTTCTCAAATGCGAGTACTGGGCCACAGGAAAAGAGTACTCGACTGTCGGAAGGTTCTGGCATCGAGCACGATTCCATCAGCTATAATTCATCTGATCAAAC CGAAAGAAATATCGTGGATCCCGATGCTGAAGGCGACGACTTGAGCAATCCGCAGATAGTATCCCCCATTTCAACCACCGATACCACACTACCATATGGATGCGAAGTATGTGGCAAGCGGTTCATCCAGAAGTATAAACTAAACAAGCACTTCAGGGTACACAGCAGTAAACGACCTTTCAGTTGTGATGTATGTGGTAAGGCATTCCCCAGTAGAGCAGATTTCACGAATCATCAGAATACCCACAGCGGTAAGCGACCGTACAAATGCACTGTGTGTGGCGACGATTTTGTCTACAAAAATAGTTTAAACAGACACAAGCTCGTTCATACGGGTGAGCGGCCACATAAATGCGACTTGTGTGACAAAAGTTTTGCCGTCCAAAGCAAGCTGACCTTACACATGACCATTCATACAGATGAGCGGCCATACCAATGTATTGAGTGTGACAAAAGTTTTATCAGAAAATCTAGTCTGGCTACGCATATGTTCAGTCATACGGGCGAGCGACCATACAAGTGCACCGAGTGCAACAAATGTTACAAAGACAAATATACGCTGAACACACATATGCTAAGTCATAAGAATGATCGTCCATACAAGTGTGATGCGTGTGGCAAAGATTTTGCTCGCAAAAAGAACTTGAACATCCACATGCTCGTACATGCGAATGATCGGCCATACAAGTGCGATACGTGTGGCAAAGATTTTAcccgcgaaacgagtctgatcaAACACATGCGCCTTCACACGGGCGAGCGGCCATACAAATGCAACATGTGTGGCAaaaattttacagaaaaatgTCAGTTGACAACACACATACGTCTTCACACGGGCGAGCGGATATTCAAGTGCAATGTGTGTGGCAAAGATTTTCCCTACAAATTTCAGCTGACCACACATATGCCCCTTCATACGGGTGAGCGACCTCACAAGTGTGATGTGTGTGGCAAAGATTTTAGCCAACGAAAGAACCTGAAGAACCACATGCTGATACATTCGGATGGGCTACCGTACACATGCAGCGTGTGTGGCAAAGATTGTATCAGCCAACGGATCCTGACCAACCACATGTTTACTCATTCGGGTGAACGGCCTTACAAATGCACTGAGTGTGGCAAAGGTTTTACCGAAAAATGTTTCCTGAACATACACATGCGCCTTCACACGGGCGAGCGGCCATACAAGTGCAACGTGTGTGACAAAGATTTTACCCGCCAGCAGAGTCTAAACAGACATATGGTTGTTCATACGGGCGATCGGCCGTACAAATGCACCGAGTGTGGTTTAAAATTTGCTGAAAAATATCGGCTGACCGCACACATGCTCCTGCATATGGGTTAA